Proteins encoded together in one Bradyrhizobium sp. PSBB068 window:
- a CDS encoding MoxR family ATPase, with amino-acid sequence MAGADSVEKLEDVIVRSAEQVAGQIKAAKEAVSTVIFGQDQVIENTLVTILSGGHALLIGVPGLAKTKLVETLGVTLGLDAKRIQFTPDLMPSDILGAEVLDESSTGKRSFRFISGPVFAQLLMADEINRASPRTQSALLQAMQEQHITIAGARHDLPKPFHVLATQNPLEQEGTYPLPEAQLDRFLMEIDVDYPDRDAERRILFETTGAEEAHAKPSMDAETLLTAQRLVRRLPVGDSVVEAILTLVRAARPGTEGGEAGKLIAWGPGPRASQALMLAVRARALLDGRLAPSIDDVLDLAEPVLKHRMALTFSARAEGRTIPDVIKQLKTRIG; translated from the coding sequence ATGGCTGGTGCAGATAGCGTCGAGAAACTGGAGGACGTGATCGTCCGTTCGGCCGAGCAGGTCGCAGGCCAGATCAAGGCCGCCAAGGAAGCGGTATCCACGGTCATTTTCGGCCAGGACCAGGTGATCGAGAACACGCTGGTGACGATCTTGTCCGGCGGCCACGCGCTCCTGATCGGCGTGCCCGGCCTCGCCAAGACCAAGCTGGTCGAGACGCTCGGCGTCACGCTCGGGCTCGACGCCAAGCGCATCCAGTTCACGCCCGACCTGATGCCGTCGGACATCCTCGGCGCCGAGGTGCTCGACGAGAGCTCCACCGGCAAGCGTTCGTTCCGCTTCATCTCCGGCCCGGTGTTCGCGCAGCTCTTGATGGCCGACGAGATCAACCGCGCTAGCCCGCGCACCCAGTCGGCGCTGCTGCAAGCCATGCAGGAGCAGCACATCACCATTGCCGGCGCGCGGCATGATCTGCCGAAGCCGTTCCACGTACTCGCGACGCAGAACCCGCTCGAGCAGGAAGGCACCTATCCGCTGCCCGAAGCGCAGCTCGACCGCTTCCTGATGGAAATCGACGTCGACTATCCCGATCGCGACGCCGAGCGGCGCATCCTGTTCGAAACCACCGGCGCCGAAGAGGCGCATGCCAAGCCGTCGATGGATGCGGAGACGCTGCTCACGGCACAACGACTGGTGCGGCGCCTGCCGGTCGGCGATTCCGTCGTCGAAGCGATCCTGACGCTGGTGCGCGCCGCGCGCCCCGGCACCGAGGGCGGCGAGGCCGGCAAGCTGATCGCGTGGGGACCCGGTCCCCGCGCCAGCCAGGCGTTGATGCTGGCGGTTCGCGCCCGCGCGCTGCTCGACGGCAGGCTCGCGCCGTCGATCGACGACGTGCTCGATCTCGCCGAGCCCGTGCTCAAGCACCGCATGGCGCTGACCTTCTCGGCGCGCGCCGAGGGCCGCACCATTCCGGACGTGATCAAGCAATTGAAGACGCGGATCGGTTGA
- a CDS encoding DUF58 domain-containing protein yields the protein MAADNRHQNEEILAVRRADGESRSLAASLPRLVLEARRVAANVIHGLHGRRRAGSGENFWQYRRFVSGEPSQRVDWRRSARDDHLYVREQEWEAAHTVWIWADRSPSMAFASRDARDSKLERGLIVAFALAELLVAGGERVGIPGLMTPTASLNVIDKMAEAILHDETTRASLPPSFVPSSLAEVVVLSDFWSPIAEITTMLAGLSSSGAHGTLIQVVDPAEETFPYSGRVEFVEPEAGSVITAGRAESWASDYVARVALHREQIRAETGRLDWLFSTHTTSRSAAELLLFLHAGMMVSKGGGRSTVKAGRSA from the coding sequence ATGGCGGCTGACAACAGGCACCAGAACGAGGAGATCCTGGCGGTCCGACGTGCAGATGGCGAAAGCCGATCGCTCGCCGCGTCGCTGCCGCGCCTGGTGCTTGAGGCCCGCCGTGTTGCGGCCAACGTCATCCATGGCCTGCACGGCCGCCGCCGCGCCGGCTCGGGCGAGAATTTCTGGCAATACCGCCGCTTCGTCTCCGGCGAGCCGTCGCAGCGCGTCGATTGGCGCCGCTCGGCACGCGACGACCATCTCTATGTGCGCGAGCAGGAATGGGAGGCCGCGCACACTGTGTGGATCTGGGCTGACCGGTCGCCCTCGATGGCGTTTGCCTCACGCGATGCGCGCGACAGCAAGCTGGAGCGCGGACTGATCGTCGCCTTCGCACTGGCCGAGTTGCTCGTGGCCGGCGGAGAGCGCGTCGGCATTCCCGGCCTGATGACCCCGACCGCAAGCCTCAACGTGATCGACAAGATGGCGGAAGCGATCTTGCACGACGAGACGACGCGCGCGAGCCTGCCGCCGTCCTTCGTGCCGTCGTCGCTGGCCGAAGTCGTCGTGCTGTCGGATTTCTGGTCGCCGATAGCTGAGATCACGACGATGCTTGCCGGGCTTTCCTCCTCCGGCGCGCACGGCACGCTGATCCAGGTCGTCGATCCCGCCGAAGAGACCTTCCCCTATTCCGGCCGTGTCGAATTCGTCGAGCCCGAGGCCGGCAGTGTCATCACCGCGGGCCGGGCCGAGAGCTGGGCGAGCGACTATGTCGCGCGCGTCGCGCTGCATCGCGAGCAGATCCGTGCCGAGACCGGCCGGCTCGACTGGCTGTTCTCGACCCACACCACCAGCCGCTCCGCGGCCGAGCTGCTGCTGTTCCTGCACGCCGGCATGATGGTGAGCAAGGGCGGCGGCCGCTCAACCGTCAAGGCGGGACGCAGCGCATGA
- a CDS encoding CCA tRNA nucleotidyltransferase has translation MSEVRLLSDAPWLASGPAARVLGLLNADGEEARVIGGAVRNALMRIPLADIDIATTALPDEVVRRAKRAGIKSVPTGIEHGTVTLVIDGHPFEVTTLREDTETFGRKAKVAFGRDWVRDAERRDFTINGLSVDTAGVVHDHVGGLADIAARRVRFIGHPAQRIAEDYLRILRFFRFHAAYGVGEVDRAGYLACIGGRAGLTGLSAERIRMEVLKLVVANGAAGAVVAMGDGGLLQPLFGGVAYTGPFAAMIEIEKLMELAPSAVRRLAALTVAVTEDARRIASRLRLSNAEAKALDSMGHRWWRLPGMDEAHAKRRLYRLDEGPYRDRLLLAWARTGVGRDVDHWRALATLPQRWRAPHFPLRASDFIARGIAEGPALGHVLTLAEDAWLAADFPLDPQVLSGIADQTVSRFTRDHRL, from the coding sequence ATGAGCGAAGTGCGCTTGTTGTCCGACGCGCCATGGCTCGCTTCGGGGCCTGCGGCGCGCGTGCTCGGCCTGCTCAATGCCGACGGCGAAGAGGCGCGGGTGATCGGCGGCGCGGTGCGCAACGCGCTGATGCGGATTCCGCTTGCCGACATCGACATCGCCACCACCGCGCTACCGGACGAGGTCGTTCGCCGCGCCAAGCGGGCGGGCATCAAGAGCGTGCCGACCGGCATCGAGCACGGCACGGTTACACTGGTTATCGACGGCCACCCATTCGAAGTGACGACGCTGCGCGAGGACACCGAGACCTTCGGCCGCAAGGCCAAGGTGGCGTTCGGGCGCGACTGGGTGCGCGACGCCGAGCGGCGCGACTTCACCATCAACGGCCTGTCGGTCGATACCGCTGGCGTCGTGCATGACCACGTCGGCGGCCTTGCCGATATCGCGGCGCGGCGGGTGCGCTTCATCGGCCATCCCGCGCAGCGGATTGCCGAGGATTATTTGCGCATCCTGCGCTTCTTCCGCTTCCACGCCGCCTATGGTGTGGGCGAGGTCGATCGCGCCGGCTATCTCGCCTGCATCGGCGGGCGCGCCGGTTTGACCGGTCTGTCGGCCGAGCGCATCCGCATGGAGGTGCTCAAGCTCGTGGTCGCGAACGGCGCCGCCGGCGCGGTGGTCGCGATGGGCGATGGCGGATTGCTGCAGCCGCTGTTCGGTGGTGTCGCCTATACCGGCCCGTTCGCGGCAATGATCGAGATCGAGAAGTTGATGGAGCTCGCGCCGAGCGCCGTGCGCCGGCTCGCCGCGCTGACCGTTGCCGTGACCGAGGACGCGCGACGCATCGCAAGCCGGTTGCGGCTCTCCAACGCCGAGGCCAAGGCGCTGGATTCGATGGGCCATCGCTGGTGGCGCCTGCCCGGCATGGACGAGGCGCATGCCAAGCGCAGGCTCTACAGGCTGGACGAGGGGCCCTATCGTGACCGGCTGCTGCTCGCCTGGGCGCGAACCGGTGTGGGCCGCGATGTCGACCACTGGCGCGCGCTCGCCACGTTGCCGCAACGCTGGCGCGCGCCTCACTTTCCGTTGAGGGCGTCGGATTTCATCGCGCGCGGTATTGCCGAGGGGCCGGCGCTCGGGCATGTCCTGACGCTGGCCGAGGATGCCTGGCTTGCGGCGGACTTTCCGCTCGATCCGCAGGTGCTGTCCGGCATCGCCGACCAGACCGTCTCCCGTTTCACCCGCGATCACCGCCTCTGA
- a CDS encoding CoA pyrophosphatase, whose amino-acid sequence MNEPLLKVKPATISSTEFFARARKRLSFEVPPGLVDPHIIPRTGDSGTDRMLEIVAQEQPVRPAAVLIPVVDHPEPTVLLTQRSPNLSSHAGQISFPGGKIDATDASPLDAALREACEEVGLRREFIDPVGYLDLYGTAFGFRILPTVAKVKPGFTLEINEAEVVDAFEVPLAFLMNPENHQIHTKEFRGMDRSYYAMPFAERYIWGATAGILRVLYERIYLS is encoded by the coding sequence TTGAACGAGCCGTTGCTGAAGGTGAAGCCGGCGACGATCAGCTCGACGGAATTCTTCGCGCGGGCCCGCAAGCGGCTCAGTTTCGAGGTGCCGCCGGGCCTGGTCGATCCGCATATCATTCCGCGCACCGGAGATTCCGGCACCGACCGGATGCTCGAGATCGTCGCCCAGGAGCAGCCGGTGCGGCCGGCCGCGGTGCTGATTCCGGTGGTCGATCATCCCGAGCCGACCGTGCTCCTGACGCAGCGTTCGCCGAATCTGTCGAGCCACGCCGGCCAGATCTCGTTTCCCGGCGGCAAGATCGACGCCACCGATGCCTCGCCGCTCGACGCCGCGCTGCGCGAAGCCTGCGAAGAAGTCGGCTTGAGGCGGGAATTCATCGACCCTGTCGGCTATCTCGACCTCTATGGCACCGCATTCGGCTTCCGCATCCTGCCGACGGTCGCCAAGGTGAAGCCGGGATTTACGCTTGAGATCAACGAGGCCGAAGTCGTCGACGCATTCGAGGTGCCGCTCGCTTTCCTGATGAACCCCGAGAATCATCAGATCCACACCAAGGAATTCCGCGGCATGGACCGCTCCTATTATGCGATGCCGTTCGCCGAGCGTTACATCTGGGGCGCGACCGCGGGCATTCTGCGCGTGCTATATGAGCGGATCTATCTGTCATGA
- a CDS encoding DUF1285 domain-containing protein has translation MAKQGQGDSGSETTGIGGKGLEGLTTAANRAATSGPAGRKGLPPVHLWNPPFCGDLDMRIAPDGTWFYMGTPIGRPALVRLFSTILKREDGKHFLVTPVEKVGIRVDDAPFLAVEMQTEQDARGRLLRFRTNVDDWVDCEKGHGLRFEAAEDGGLTPYLHVRADLWAKVTRALYYDLVDMGEERMVDGQEMFGIESGGEFFAMADASQVRGAL, from the coding sequence ATGGCGAAGCAAGGGCAGGGCGATTCCGGCAGTGAAACTACGGGCATCGGAGGCAAGGGCCTCGAAGGCCTCACCACTGCTGCCAACCGAGCTGCGACATCGGGGCCGGCCGGACGCAAGGGCCTGCCGCCGGTTCATCTGTGGAATCCGCCGTTCTGCGGCGATCTCGACATGCGAATCGCGCCTGACGGCACCTGGTTCTACATGGGAACGCCGATCGGGCGTCCCGCGCTGGTGCGGCTGTTCTCCACGATTCTGAAACGCGAGGACGGCAAGCACTTTCTCGTGACGCCGGTGGAGAAGGTCGGCATCCGCGTCGACGACGCACCGTTCCTCGCGGTGGAAATGCAGACCGAGCAAGACGCGCGCGGCCGGTTGCTCAGGTTCCGGACCAATGTCGATGACTGGGTCGATTGCGAGAAAGGCCACGGCCTCAGATTCGAAGCTGCCGAGGATGGCGGATTGACGCCCTATCTGCACGTCCGCGCCGACCTGTGGGCGAAGGTCACCCGCGCGCTCTACTACGATCTGGTTGACATGGGCGAGGAGCGGATGGTCGATGGTCAGGAGATGTTCGGCATCGAGTCCGGCGGCGAGTTTTTCGCGATGGCCGATGCCAGTCAGGTGAGGGGCGCACTTTGA